From the genome of Saccopteryx bilineata isolate mSacBil1 chromosome 6, mSacBil1_pri_phased_curated, whole genome shotgun sequence, one region includes:
- the INSM1 gene encoding insulinoma-associated protein 1, with translation MPRGFLVKRSKKSTPISYRVRGCEDGDRALLLSPGCVDARAEPQAPCPGPGPLPPPPAERAHAALAAALACAPGQLPPQPGLRAAHFGNPEAAHPAPLYSPTRPVSREHEKHKYFERSFNLGSPVSAESFPTPAALLGGGGGGANGAGSGGTCSGDPLFFAPAELKMGTAFSAGAEAARGPVPGPPLPPAASLRPPGKRPAPPAAASEPPAKVTKAPGAKKPKAIRKLHFEDEVTTSPVLGLKIKEGPVEAPRGRAGGTARPLGEFICQLCKEEYADPFALAQHKCSRIVRVEYRCPECAKVFSCPANLASHRRWHKPRPAPAAARASEPDTAARAEAREATGGGSDRDTPSPGGVSESGSEDGLYECHHCAKKFRRQAYLRKHLLAHHQALQAKGTPSAPPPEDLLALYPGPDEKAPQEAAGDGETAGMLGLSASAECHLCQVCGETFPSKGAQERHLRLLHAAQVFPCKYCPATFYSSPGLTRHINKCHPSENRQVILLQVPVRPAC, from the coding sequence ATGCCCCGCGGCTTCCTGGTGAAGCGAAGCAAGAAGTCCACCCCCATCTCTTACCGAGTCCGCGGCTGCGAGGACGGCGACCGCGCGCTGTTGCTCTCGCCGGGATGCGTGGACGCTCGCGCGGAGCCCCAAGCTCCGTGCCCCGGGCCGGGTCCGTTGCCGCCGCCGCCTGCCGAGCGCGCCCATGCGGCGCTCGCCGCCGCGCTCGCCTGCGCGCCGGGCCAGCTGCCGCCCCAGCCAGGCCTGCGGGCCGCGCACTTCGGCAACCCCGAGGCCGCGCACCCCGCGCCGCTCTATAGTCCCACGCGGCCGGTGAGCCGCGAGCACGAGAAGCACAAGTACTTCGAGCGCAGCTTCAACCTCGGCTCACCGGTCTCGGCCGAGTCCTTCCCCACGCCTGCCGCGCTGCTCGGAGGTGGCGGTGGTGGCGCGAACGGCGCGGGCAGCGGCGGCACCTGCAGCGGCGACCCGCTGTTCTTTGCGCCAGCCGAGCTCAAGATGGGCACAGCGTTCTCAGCGGGCGCCGAGGCGGCCCGCGGCCCAGTGCCCggcccccctctgccccctgccgcCTCCCTTCGGCCCCCGGGCAAGCGGCCCGCACCCCCCGCGGCTGCCTCCGAGCCCCCCGCCAAGGTTACCAAGGCTCCGGGTGCCAAGAAGCCCAAAGCCATCCGCAAGCTGCACTTCGAGGACGAGGTTACCACGTCGCCTGTGCTGGGGCTCAAGATCAAGGAGGGCCCGGTGGAGGCACCGCGGGGCCGCGCTGGGGGCACGGCGCGGCCGCTGGGCGAGTTCATCTGCCAGCTCTGCAAGGAGGAGTACGCCGACCCGTTCGCGCTGGCGCAGCACAAGTGCTCGCGCATCGTACGCGTGGAGTACCGCTGTCCCGAGTGCGCCAAGGTCTTCAGCTGCCCAGCCAACCTGGCCTCCCATCGCCGCTGGCACAAACCTCGCCCTGCGCCGGCCGCCGCCCGCGCATCGGAGCCCGACACCGCTGCCAGGGCTGAGGCGCGGGAGGCGACGGGTGGCGGCAGTGACCGCGACACTCCGAGCCCCGGTGGCGTATCGGAATCGGGCTCGGAGGACGGGCTCTATGAGTGCCACCACTGCGCCAAGAAGTTTCGCCGTCAGGCCTATCTGCGCAAGCACCTGCTGGCTCACCACCAGGCACTGCAGGCCAAAGGTACGCCGTCGGCACCCCCGCCTGAGGACCTACTGGCCTTGTACCCGGGGCCCGACGAGAAGGCGCCGCAGGAAGCGGCGGGCGACGGTGAGACCGCCGGCATGCTGGGCCTGAGTGCCTCCGCCGAGTGCCACCTGTGCCAGGTGTGCGGGGAGACATTCCCCAGCAAGGGCGCCCAGGAGCGCCACCTGCGCCTGCTGCACGCCGCCCAGGTGTTCCCCTGCAA